CGAGGCAGTTGACCACCGCTCCGACAACCAGGAAAGGGGCACTGTCGGCGAGGTACATCAGTCCGAAGCCGAGCGAGCAAACGGCGAGAACAGGCGACAGCACCACGTCCGGCGCACGACGCATCCGCGCAAAGGCGACCACCCCCACGACCGTTGCGGCACTAGCCACCGCCGTGGCGAGGCCGATGACACCTGAGCTGGTGACGCCCAGGTCGTCGAGAAGATACGACATCTCCACCGGCACTGTGTAGAAGACCATCGCTCCGAAGACGGTCAGCGCGCACGTGGAGCGCATCTGGCGCCAGGGGAACGGGCGGCGGTACTCCGAAACCGGACGGGCCTGACGATCCGAGGCGCTTTTCCTTTCCGTCCCCGGCAAAGCAATCGCCATAAGGGGAGCGATGAGCAAACTCACCGCGTAGAGCCAGAAGGGAACACGCCAGCCCGCCGAACCGGCCGCCCCACCGACGACGAAGAACACAGTCGCGGACGCCGCGGTGCACATGGTCTGCAGGGACAGGTACCGCACCCGCTGAGGACCTTGGTAGAAGTCACCGATGAGCGTGGTACAGCAGGTCATGATGGCCGCCTCGCAGACACCGACGAGGACCCGGCTGACCAGAATCCCTCCCAGCGAGTCGAGCCACAGCGGGGCCGTACCGCACAGGGCGTACACCACGGTCGCGACCAGAAGGAGGCGCCTGCGCCCGAGCCGGTCGACGATGATCCCGGCAAAAGGCGCCAGCAGGGCGAGCGCCAGGGCGGGGATGGTCAGCACCAGCGGCACCAATGCCTCGGCGCCACGGGCGCCTTCGAAGTGGTCCTGCATCTTCGGCAGAACGGGAGCCAGCAGGACGGCACCAAGGACTGGCAGACACGAACCAGTCATGAGCAGAGAGATCCTGAGCTTGTGGGCAGCTCCCGTCACGTCGGCGACCCTAGCGTCGAGGTCGTCGTCCACGGGGCTCCCAGGAAGCAGGGGCGCGTCAGCGGGCATGGAGGCTCCAGAGAACTTCGCGCGGGAACAGCTGCACCGAAGCACGGAAAGGTGCTCGGTACACTGCGAATGGAATGGCCGCAGGTCAGTGAAGACGGACCGGATTTCTCGGTCCTCGACGTCTGCGGACTCGCTCGACTATGCGGTGCCGTGCGTCACGTTGCCCAGACTCTGCACAATCCGAATTCTGGATCGGCACTATCCAGGACATGGATGAGACCAAGGACATCGCCCCAACGCATCGAGCAGGTAGGGCGGCAGGGAAGGCCTCGGGCGCTATCGTCCTCGCGAAGTCATGGACGGACTTTGGACCCACTTCTTCAGCGACCCCACCTGTCGGCTGCCCTTTGGGATGGTCGTCTGACGGCGGCACTCCACCGGGTTGGCGAGGGGAGCCCCAGGCTCGGGCGCCGGCCACTGCCTTGGGTTGATCTGGTGCGCGAGCGCGGGCCAGTCGGCGACGATCTGGTTTGAGAGGACGGCCAGTTGGTGACCAAGTACGTCCCTCGGCGGTCTACAAGACGATTCCGATAGTCGTGTGCGACTGACCTTCACACGTTGGGCTGGGCCAGGAGCGTGTCGATGAGGGTGAGGTAGCGCTCGCGCCGCGGTGAAAGGAACGCTCCCGGCAAAACGCAGCCGCCGTCCCGTACGGAGTTCGGGCGCTTCTTCTTCCTGGACGATGCGGACCGGGAGCTGATCGAGTCGAAGCGGCGGCTCCACAACCGCCTTGGGTGTGTACGGTTCATGCCTGGCAAACGATCTTCTCCTCCTCGGGTTGCACACTGTGTGGGTGCGCAACCCGAGGCTGCCGTGCTGATCCGACTTCCGGGCCGGGTACTCGGCTACGAGTGATCGACGATGTTGCCGTTGCTGGCGTTGTTCTCGTGGTCGCCCACGTAGCCAGGCGTGCCGCCGAGAACCGGAACTACGGCTGCTTCCTGGATGGCGACGACTCCCGCGGCGAAGTCCCAGTTGTCCGCCGAGTCGACCGGACCATCGAAGTTCGAGTGATCATCTGCGTAAGCGGGGGAAGCCAGGCCCAGGGCGGCAATGGCAACGGCGGCAACAGTCAGCGTCTTTTTCATGATCATCGGCGCAGCGCCCGCGCGAGCGCGTCGACGGTCACCCCGACGATCGCCCGGAGTTGCTCCGGGCTCGACCCGGCCCTGCCCATCACCGCGAGAGACTGGTTTACGGCCGCTACGTGTACGGCGAAGTCCTCGGCGCTCTCGTCGGGCATTCCGCCGGCCTTCAGCGCGGTGCGCAGGCGCGGGCGCTGTTGGCCGAACAATTCTTTGACATGCTCTGCGACGCTTGGGCTCAGCGCCGGACTCGCCATGACCGACTGGGCCATTAGGCATCCGTCGGGCACGGCGGGGTCGGCGATGCGTCCCAGGGTGACATCGAAGAACGCGCGGACGGCGGCGACGGGGTCCGCGGCCGCGCACGAGAGAGCGGCGTTGAACTTGGCGCCGTAGCGCGTGGCGTAGCGATCCAGGCAGCGGAGGAAGAGTGCGTCCTTGTCGCCGAGTGAGGAGTAGATCGAGCTGCGGTTCAGGCCGGTCGCCCGGGACAGGTCGTCGAGCGAGGTGTCGGCGTAGCCGGAGCGCCAGAACTGGATCATCGCGGCGTCGAGCACCGTGTCCATGTCGAACTGCTTCTTGCCTGCCATGCAGCCCATCCTCCCATCTTGAACTGATTGGTTCAAGACATGCTAGCGTCGAATCACGGTCCACCCGCCTCGATGGAGGATTCCCATGACCAACCCCGTCCCCGCCCTGCCTCTGCATGACCTGGCCGGATTCACGCACCGCTGGGTCGACGCCGACGGCGTCCGCCTGCACGCCGTCGAAGGCGGTCGGCCGGACGGACCGGCCGTCGTCCTGCTCACCGGGTTCCCGCAGACGTGGTGGGCCTGGCGAAAGGTCATGCCTGCTCTCGCCGATCGCTTCCGGGTCATAGCGATCGACCGGCCGGGCCAAGGCAATTCCGAGCATCCGGAGCTGAGCTACGACACGCACACGGTCGCCGCGCACATCCAGGCCGCTGTGAACGCTCTCGGCGTGCGGGACTACTGGCTCGCCGGGCACGACATCGGCGCCTGGGTCGCCTTCTCCCTCGCCCTGAACTACGAGAGCCGACTGCACGGGGTCGCGCTGCTCGACGCCGGAATTCCCGGTATCACCATGCCGGAAGCGATCTCTCTCGATCCGGCTCTGGCGTTCAAGACCTGGCACTTCGCGTTCCACGTGGTGCCCCATCTTCCCGAGACGCTGATAGCCGGCCGCGAGCGGGAGTACATCAGCTGGTTCCTGCAGACCAAGTCCCTCGCGCCCGACGCGTTCGAGGAAGCAGAGCTCGACCACTACGGCGCGGCCCTTGCCGTTGATGGCGGCCTGCGTGCCGGCCTCGCCTACTACCGCGACGCCGCCGAGTCCGCGCGCAAGAACCACGCGGCACTCGGGCAACGGCGGCTGACCGCGCCCGTCCTCGGAATCTCCAGCAGCCACGGCTCGATCCCGGACATGGCGGCCTCCATCAGCCCGTGGGCCGAGAACGTGACCGGCGTCATCGTGCCCGACGCCGGTCACTACATCCCCGAGGAGCAGCCCGAGGCCGTCGCTGCCGCCCTCACCGACTTCTTCAACGGCCGCTAGCGCTCCAGCAGGAGGGCAATCCCCAATACCGTCGGGGCCCGCCAGTTACGGGCCCGGGGGTGGGCAGCAGAGATCGAGCGCGAAGCCGAAGCAGCCGACAGGCCTGCGGTGGAGATGTTCTTCAACCTGTTGGACGAGTACCGCGCGGAGCGCAGCGAACGAAAGGATAGAACTTTCCCTACTTCATCAAGCACCCGCCTGCGCTCCGCTCCACCGGGCGGGCTCCCGGCTCCGCTCGGGGCGCCGCTCCTGCCTTCGGCCCGCTCCGCCCCAGCTGCGCCGACGCCCGCCCACTGTGGATAGGACCGGAGGTCATGAGTCGAGCACCCGAGACGTTCGCGGCCCACGGTCACAGACGACGCCTCCGGCGGGGGATCGGTCGGCACCGGGTGGGAGGGGGCGCCGTTCCCGGCCGCGGGCACATCGTGGCAAGCGTAGTGGGCACCATCCCGTCCACCATCGACCCAGGCAGAGCCGAGCGGACGTGGCCCATGGCGTCCAGGTCGTTCGTACAGCGGCGCGCTCCACCTGGAGACCTGAACCACGCCCGCTCCACGGTGTGCGGGTCGACGGCGGACGGGATGGGAGCCAGGGCGAGTGGTGGGTTATGTCAGGTCCGAGGTGCGCCGAACCTCTTGGCTATGAGTTGGCCGCCTGTTTTACTTCGCCGCATGATCACGGGGCTCTGCGCTGGCTTCCTCGGTGGGGTGATTAAGCATCCATCGACCGCCGCCAATGTGCCGAACGAGGAGGGGGCTCAATGACCGAGCGGGGTCGGCAAGGCATTGTGCGGTGGTTCCAGGTGGCGCTGGGGGGCCTCCTGTTGATCATGCTGGCATGGAAAGCGATCGACGACGACCCATGGGCGCGGCTCGCGCTCGCTGGAGCACTGATCTTCTTGGCGTACGTCGTTGGGCATGTGGTGGGTTTCCGGTCGGCCAGGCAACGACAACGCCGCCCTGACGACCAGCCCACCATGAACGACGGTGGCATCCAATAGGCGTCGGGCCGTCACGGGGCCGTTGGAGGGCGCTCAACGACAACCAACGCTGACAACCACCGACGGCCAAGTCGCAGGTCGCAGCGTTGATCGATTGCGCCGTCGCAGGTCACAGACCCGGCCCTTCACTTCTTCGACTAGTGATCGCAGCGGGCAGGCCTCAGCCCACCGGAGCCTCGGTCGACCGCTGTGCGTGTTCGACCTCCAAAGCGTCCCGGCTCAGCCGAAGGACGAACGAGGTTGCACAGCGTTCGCCG
The window above is part of the Streptomyces sp. NBC_01428 genome. Proteins encoded here:
- a CDS encoding MFS transporter gives rise to the protein MPADAPLLPGSPVDDDLDARVADVTGAAHKLRISLLMTGSCLPVLGAVLLAPVLPKMQDHFEGARGAEALVPLVLTIPALALALLAPFAGIIVDRLGRRRLLLVATVVYALCGTAPLWLDSLGGILVSRVLVGVCEAAIMTCCTTLIGDFYQGPQRVRYLSLQTMCTAASATVFFVVGGAAGSAGWRVPFWLYAVSLLIAPLMAIALPGTERKSASDRQARPVSEYRRPFPWRQMRSTCALTVFGAMVFYTVPVEMSYLLDDLGVTSSGVIGLATAVASAATVVGVVAFARMRRAPDVVLSPVLAVCSLGFGLMYLADSAPFLVVGAVVNCLGTGMLLPALLIRGMSRLEFADRGRGTGLWTSAMFGGTFVLPLVLLGVEKAVGALASAVGLLGAATALMAAGLLWAHRRQAAGGLLGDAAPEQSG
- a CDS encoding TetR/AcrR family transcriptional regulator translates to MAGKKQFDMDTVLDAAMIQFWRSGYADTSLDDLSRATGLNRSSIYSSLGDKDALFLRCLDRYATRYGAKFNAALSCAAADPVAAVRAFFDVTLGRIADPAVPDGCLMAQSVMASPALSPSVAEHVKELFGQQRPRLRTALKAGGMPDESAEDFAVHVAAVNQSLAVMGRAGSSPEQLRAIVGVTVDALARALRR
- a CDS encoding alpha/beta fold hydrolase, yielding MTNPVPALPLHDLAGFTHRWVDADGVRLHAVEGGRPDGPAVVLLTGFPQTWWAWRKVMPALADRFRVIAIDRPGQGNSEHPELSYDTHTVAAHIQAAVNALGVRDYWLAGHDIGAWVAFSLALNYESRLHGVALLDAGIPGITMPEAISLDPALAFKTWHFAFHVVPHLPETLIAGREREYISWFLQTKSLAPDAFEEAELDHYGAALAVDGGLRAGLAYYRDAAESARKNHAALGQRRLTAPVLGISSSHGSIPDMAASISPWAENVTGVIVPDAGHYIPEEQPEAVAAALTDFFNGR